The genomic segment GAAGGTTGATTTCGTTGCCTCCATCTCGCTAATAATGGCGCGGGCCACCACGTCACGCGGCGCCAGCTCCAGCTGAGGATGGTAACGCTCCATAAAACGCTCGCCCCGCGTATTGCGAAGCACAGCTCCCTCGCCGCGCACCGCTTCTGAAATCAGAAACCGCGGCGCCCCTGGGTAGCATAGGGAGGTCGGATGGAATTGAACAAACTCTACATCCTGTATATAAGCTCCTGCCCGGTAAGCCATTGCAATCCCATCGCCTGTGGCTACCTCAGGATTCGTCGTGTAACGATAGAGCTGTCCAGCACCGCCGGAGCATAGAATGGTCGCCTTGCCGCGCACAAGCAGACGCGTGCCGTCAGGCTTTTGCACAACAGCGCCAACGCATTCTCCATCATTAGTTACCAAATCGATGACAAAATGGTCGTCCCATACTTCAATACCAGGCTTAGACAATGCTTTCTCCGATAAGGCTCGTACAATTTCGTAGCCCGTCGCATCCCCATTGGCATGCAAAATACGGCGCTGGCTGTGAGCGCCTTCCTTTGTCAGCGCAAACTCGCCATTTTCCAAATCGAACTGCGTGCCCATTTCAATGAGCTGATTTACACCCTCCGGTCCCTCATGCACCAGCACATTGACCGCATCCTCCGAGCACAAGCCCGCTCCCGCAATCAACGTGTCCTCGCTGTGATAAGCGGGTGAATCATCTTCCGATATGACCGCGGCAATGCCGCCCTGCGCATAGCGGGTGTTGCTGTCCAGCAGCGACTTCTTCGTAATCATCAGCACGGAATGCCGATCACTTGCCCGAAGTGCGGTAAAAAGACCGGCAATGCCGGCACCAATCACAATAACATCCTTCTCGATTACCGGCAGTTCGTCTAATTTGATGTCTACAAGGTATCTGGGAATCATTTCTCGCGCCTCCAGGCATAGGAGTAGCGCATGCTGCTCCTATTTCACGAGTAACATGCGCTCCAGGGACAAGCGTGCTTGATCCGCCACATGCGGCGGTACATAGATTTGCGGCTGCATCGTTTCGAGGCATTTAACCAGCTTCTTGAGGTTATTAACCTTCATGTTCGGGCAGACCAAATATTTAGATGCAAAAAGGAATGTTTTTTCCGGGCTGTCCAGCCGCAGCTGATAGCCCGTGCCATCCTCCGTGCCGACGATAAACTCCTTGCAATCCGATTCCTTGCAATATTTAATAATCGCTGTCGTACTGCCGACAAAATCACCCAGCTCCACCACTTCAGGGCGGCACTCAGGATGCACAACAAACTGCGCATTCGGGTGTTTCGCCTTCATTTCCTCTACATCCTTCACCGTCAACATGTCGTGCGTGTTGCAGTAACCTTCCCAGATAATCATGTTCTTATCGGTTTTCTGCTGCACGTAATGCCCCAGGTTTTTGTCCGGTACCCAAATGACGTCTTGGCCTTCCACGGAATTTACAACGTTAACCGCATTGGCCGATGTACAACAGATGTCAGTCTCTGCCTTAATTTCGGCAGATGAGTTAATATACGTAACGACGGTCGCATTCGGATGCTGGGCTTTCAGCTTGCGAAGACCATCGACATTGACCATATCCGCCATCGGGCAGCCTGCACGCTCGTCCGGAATAATAACCGTTTTGTTCGGTGCCAAAATTTTTGCGCTCTCGCCCATAAAATGCACGCCGCAAAATACGATAACATCCGCGTCCGTCTGCGCCGCTTTTTGTGCTAGCAAAAACGAATCTCCACGGAAATCTGCAACCTCTTGAATTTCATCACGCTGATAATAATGAGCAAGAATGATGGCGTTGCGCTCTTTCTTCAATTGCATTAGCCGTTCCCGCAGTTCGCGGTTCTGCTCCGCCTTGCGTTCCAGTGCCAGTGCTTCCACAGTTAATCCTCTCCTCTTATGAGGGAAGGGCAAGCTGATTGCCCATTCCAGATATGGCTACTTCCGACTTTGTGAATTGATGCACAAACCTAAAAAGTCGTTCGCCTTTCATTTGACCTTTACGGTAAATTCATTTGATAAGGTTTAATTTACTCCAGGCAGATCATGCTGTCAATGCGTTTATGACAAAAGTGTGAATTCCCTTTGAAAATAGCGCCTGCCGCAGCTGAACTTTCCATCATTGGCGACTATTGTGTATAAATGCAGCATTTACGCACATGGTTATCAACAAGTTATCCACAATCGTGGATTTTCTGTGACTAACCTTGCGCAAATAATCAGAATATAAAAAAACTTCCCATGGATTAATCACGGCATACGTGATATCCATGGGAAGTTTGGAGCTCTTTGATCCTGTTAGCGTTTTGCCGGATCGTATGGTTCGCCAAGCGAGCCTGGAGCAGAAGAACGTCCTACTGCACCTACGAGTACAACCAGCGTCAATACGTATGGCAGCATATAGAAAAACTCGGTCGGAATTTGCTGCGACCAATCGAACAGCTGGGCAAAGTTGCGAATCGCTTGCGCGAAGCCGAAGAAAATAGCAGCTCCCGCAACGCCGAGCGGATTCCATTTTCCGAAAATTACAGCCGCGATAGCGATAAAGCCTTGGCCCGAAATCGTATTATGGGCAAAGTTGCTCGTCGTTGTTAACGTAATGGTCGCACCGCCAAGACCTGCAAGTGCGCCGCTGAGCAGCACGCCGATATAACGATATTTTGTTACGCTGATCCCCACTGTGTCGGCCGAGCTCGGGTATTCGCCGACTGCGCGAAGGCGCAAGCCGAAGTGCGTTTTGTACAGTACAATATAGCTGATAATGACAAGCAAAATAACAACATATGTCGTCGGATAAGCTTTAAAGAACGCCTCGCCAAAAAACGGAATATCCGATAAATAAGGGATTTCCCATTTGTTGAATACATGAGTCAGCGTCGTTGTCTGTCCCGAACCTTCATACAAGCTTTTCGTTAAATAAATGGCGATGCCCGCTGCCAAAATATTAATAACGACACCGACTATCGTCTGATCCGCCTTAAATGTAATGGTAGATACCGCATGTAGAAGGGCAAATATCACCCCATATATAGCCGCCCCCACTAAGCCTATCCACGGAGCAGATTCCTCATAACCAGCTTGTATCGCATAGTCGGTAATGACTGCTGCCGCGAACGCGCCTGACACCATCAAGCCCTCGAGACCGATATTAATAACGCCAGATCGCTCGGAAAAGAGACCGCCGAGACCGGTAAAAATAAGCGCCGTAGAAAATACAAGCGTAACGTTAATAAGCTGACCCAATATTTCCAGTGCATTCATATTAGATCGCCTCCTTACGCTTGTCTGCACGTCGTCCAAGGAATGGTTTTATGAAAAACTTTACTATGCCATGCGAAGCAATAAAGAAGATGATCGAGCCGATAACGATTCGAACGAGCTCGGGCGGTACGCCCGCTCCAAAGCTCATGCCCGCAGAGCCATAGCTGAGACCACCGAACAGTATAGCACCGAACAATACGCCAATTGGCGTATTGCCGCCAAGCAAAGCAACCGCGATACCATCAAAGCCATAGCCCCATGGCGCTGCCAGAATTGTCTGATAGCCAAATACGCCCAGCGACTCAAACACGCCTGCCAGCCCCGCAAACAAGCCGCTAATAAACATCGACTTTACAATGGTGCGATTGACATTAATCCCTGCATACAGCGCTGCGTCAGGGCTTTGTCCCACTGCTCTGAGCTCATAGCCCTGCTTCGTTCTCCACAAAATAATATAAAATACACCAATACCAAGCAAGGCAATGACAGTACCCCAATGCATACGGGCATGATCCATCGCATCAGACAACCAGCCAATCGATACCAGTGCAGATTCTTGGATTGGATCTGATTTTTGCTGCCCTTTTGCCACAAAAAATGCGCGAATAATGTAATTGGACAAATAAAGCGCAACCCAGTTCAACATAATTGAGGAAATAACTTCGTTAACGCCGCGAACAGCCTTCAAATAGCCGGTCAATGCCGCCCATAAGCCTCCGCACAGCGCTCCGACAATAATAGCAAGCGGAGCATGCAGAAACCACGGTAGGTCAAGCGTAATCCCGATGACGGTTGCACCAGTCATACCCATCATGAACTGGCCTTCTACCCCGATATTGAACAGGCCTGTACGGAAAGCGAAAGCAACCGCTGTGCCTGTGAATATCAGCGGGGTAATCGCACGAATAGCCTCGCCCATATCGTAAGGACTGCCAAATAGCTTTTTAATCAGCGATTGGTAAGCCAGTATAGGATCGAACCCGCCTGCCAGCATGGCTATCGCCCCGCATAACAGACCCAAAATGATAGCCACCAAGGGGACGAGGAAAGATGTTTTATTGAATGTTTTGCCAGCAATTCCTTTGACTTTATCCATGGTTGCTATCTCCCACCTTTGCTCGGCTCATTTGCCGCCGAATTGCCTGCCATCATTAGACCCAGCTGCTGATCATCACGCTGATCAGCATCGGCATAGCCCATTATTTTACCTTCATACATAACCGCAATGCGGTCAGACAACGCGTACAGCTCATCCAGCTCGAACGATACAAGCAAAATCGCTTTACCTGCATCCCGCGCTTCAATCAGCCGCTTATGCACATATTCGATTGCGCCTATATCCAAGCCACGAGTCGGCTGCACTGCTATGAGCAATGATGGGTTTTTCCAGAGCTCACGGGCAATAATAGCTTTCTGCTGGTTGCCGCCCGACAAGGAACGTGCCTTCGCTCCGATACCCGATGAACGTACATCAAATTCCGTTACTAACTGATTCGCAAGCAAGTCTATCGCTTTATAATCGATAAAGCCGTTTTTGCCGAACTGCGGATCAAAATACGTATCCAGCACCATGTTTTCGCTGAGCGTGAAATCCAGTACCATTCCATGCTTGTGACGGTCCTCTGGAATGTGGCTTACACCTGCAACGGATAACTGGCGCGGCGTTTTATTGATCATTTCCTTACCCTGAAGCTTTACAGATCCGCCTGATGCTTTACGCATTCCTGTGATGGCCTGTACCAGCTCACTTTGTCCATTGCCATCAACACCAGCAATACCCAAAATTTCGCCCGCACGGATATCAAAAGCTACCCCGTTCAGAACGAGTTTTTTCTCTTCGCCCTTCATTGTAAGGTTGTCAACGGATACGATAAGCTCTCCGGGCTCTTTCTTAGTCTTTATAGCCTGGAAATTAACATCGCGCCCTACCATAAGTTCAGCAAGCTGCTGCTCATTCGTTTCTTTGGTCGTGACGGTACGCACAACCTTGCCGCGACGAATAACCGTAACGGAATCTGCAAGTGCCATAACCTCTTTGAGCTTATGCGTAATCAAAATAATGGACTTGCCTTCGGCAGCCAAATTGCGCAAAATGCCAATCAGCTCTTCGATTTCCTGTACGGTCAGCACCGCTGTCGGCTCATCGAAGATCAAAATTTCGGCCCCGCGGTACAAAGTTTTCAAAATTTCCACACGCTGCTGCATGCCCACCGTAATATCTTTAATCCGCACCTGCGGATCTACTTTCAATGCATAACGCTCCGAGATGGAACGGACTTTGTCATTTGCTTGCTTATAATTGACGAATGTGCCAAACTTGCGCGGCTCATTGCCAAGCACAATATTTTCAGCCACCGTAAATGGCTGTACGAGCTTAAAGTGCTGATGCACCATGCCAATTCCGAGTTCAATCGCCTTACCTGCACCTTCAATAACTGTTTTATTGCCGTTAACCCAAATTTCTCCTTCATCCGGCTGATACAGCCCGAACAAAATGTTCATCAATGTGGACTTGCCTGCACCATTCTCGCCCAGCAAAGCATGGATCTCGCCTTTCTTGAGCTCAAAATCGATCGAATCATTGGCTACAAGACCGGGAAAGCGTTTCGTAATCCCCTTAAGTGTGACAGCCGCTGCACTTTGTTTCATCCAGTTATCCTCCCCGGTTTGTTAGCTCCCAATCTCAAAAAAGGACAAGACCAGCTCATAGCAGGTCTTGTCGGCTGTACATAATAAACAAACGACATCTAGATAAATTGATTGAAAATTATTTAATATCAGCTGGAACTACAAGCGATCCGCTAATAATTTGTTGTTTGTAATCTTCAACTTTTTTCATAATTTCTTCAGAAACGTTAGGGTTGTTTTCTGGCAGACCTACTGCACCGTCTTTCAGACCAAGAACAAGCGATTTGCCGCCTTCCCATTTGCCGCTAATCAGGTCATTAGAAACTTGGTAAATCGCAGCTTCAACGCCCTTAAGCATGGAAGTAAGCGTGACTTCGTTG from the Paenibacillus sp. BIHB 4019 genome contains:
- the nadA gene encoding quinolinate synthase NadA, which produces MEALALERKAEQNRELRERLMQLKKERNAIILAHYYQRDEIQEVADFRGDSFLLAQKAAQTDADVIVFCGVHFMGESAKILAPNKTVIIPDERAGCPMADMVNVDGLRKLKAQHPNATVVTYINSSAEIKAETDICCTSANAVNVVNSVEGQDVIWVPDKNLGHYVQQKTDKNMIIWEGYCNTHDMLTVKDVEEMKAKHPNAQFVVHPECRPEVVELGDFVGSTTAIIKYCKESDCKEFIVGTEDGTGYQLRLDSPEKTFLFASKYLVCPNMKVNNLKKLVKCLETMQPQIYVPPHVADQARLSLERMLLVK
- a CDS encoding ABC transporter permease — its product is MNALEILGQLINVTLVFSTALIFTGLGGLFSERSGVINIGLEGLMVSGAFAAAVITDYAIQAGYEESAPWIGLVGAAIYGVIFALLHAVSTITFKADQTIVGVVINILAAGIAIYLTKSLYEGSGQTTTLTHVFNKWEIPYLSDIPFFGEAFFKAYPTTYVVILLVIISYIVLYKTHFGLRLRAVGEYPSSADTVGISVTKYRYIGVLLSGALAGLGGATITLTTTSNFAHNTISGQGFIAIAAVIFGKWNPLGVAGAAIFFGFAQAIRNFAQLFDWSQQIPTEFFYMLPYVLTLVVLVGAVGRSSAPGSLGEPYDPAKR
- the nadB gene encoding L-aspartate oxidase, producing the protein MIPRYLVDIKLDELPVIEKDVIVIGAGIAGLFTALRASDRHSVLMITKKSLLDSNTRYAQGGIAAVISEDDSPAYHSEDTLIAGAGLCSEDAVNVLVHEGPEGVNQLIEMGTQFDLENGEFALTKEGAHSQRRILHANGDATGYEIVRALSEKALSKPGIEVWDDHFVIDLVTNDGECVGAVVQKPDGTRLLVRGKATILCSGGAGQLYRYTTNPEVATGDGIAMAYRAGAYIQDVEFVQFHPTSLCYPGAPRFLISEAVRGEGAVLRNTRGERFMERYHPQLELAPRDVVARAIISEMEATKSTFVYLDVTHESPDMVKHRFPNIYEFCLRYGLDLTTDWIPVAPAAHYMMGGVKTDLDGETNIKRLFACGEVSSTGVHGANRLASNSLSEAVVFGKRIVEAIDKLAEHAEIQPIIESSVPRSSVPIQAVVERRLKLQKIMVRYAGLQRDAKGLERGLEELRRQLPIFQAMLTKREEFEFANMLTCALLTADSALQREESRGAHYREDFPERNDQAWRKHTVMHRVYGRTEERLTNV
- a CDS encoding ABC transporter ATP-binding protein, which translates into the protein MKQSAAAVTLKGITKRFPGLVANDSIDFELKKGEIHALLGENGAGKSTLMNILFGLYQPDEGEIWVNGNKTVIEGAGKAIELGIGMVHQHFKLVQPFTVAENIVLGNEPRKFGTFVNYKQANDKVRSISERYALKVDPQVRIKDITVGMQQRVEILKTLYRGAEILIFDEPTAVLTVQEIEELIGILRNLAAEGKSIILITHKLKEVMALADSVTVIRRGKVVRTVTTKETNEQQLAELMVGRDVNFQAIKTKKEPGELIVSVDNLTMKGEEKKLVLNGVAFDIRAGEILGIAGVDGNGQSELVQAITGMRKASGGSVKLQGKEMINKTPRQLSVAGVSHIPEDRHKHGMVLDFTLSENMVLDTYFDPQFGKNGFIDYKAIDLLANQLVTEFDVRSSGIGAKARSLSGGNQQKAIIARELWKNPSLLIAVQPTRGLDIGAIEYVHKRLIEARDAGKAILLVSFELDELYALSDRIAVMYEGKIMGYADADQRDDQQLGLMMAGNSAANEPSKGGR
- a CDS encoding ABC transporter permease produces the protein MDKVKGIAGKTFNKTSFLVPLVAIILGLLCGAIAMLAGGFDPILAYQSLIKKLFGSPYDMGEAIRAITPLIFTGTAVAFAFRTGLFNIGVEGQFMMGMTGATVIGITLDLPWFLHAPLAIIVGALCGGLWAALTGYLKAVRGVNEVISSIMLNWVALYLSNYIIRAFFVAKGQQKSDPIQESALVSIGWLSDAMDHARMHWGTVIALLGIGVFYIILWRTKQGYELRAVGQSPDAALYAGINVNRTIVKSMFISGLFAGLAGVFESLGVFGYQTILAAPWGYGFDGIAVALLGGNTPIGVLFGAILFGGLSYGSAGMSFGAGVPPELVRIVIGSIIFFIASHGIVKFFIKPFLGRRADKRKEAI